From one Streptomyces sp. Q6 genomic stretch:
- a CDS encoding cysteine hydrolase family protein, translating into MTTLPDRPNSALVVIDVQNGVMECSIDSDAVIARIASLVDRARAEGVAVVWVQHSDDGLKFGSDAWRYVPELGEPRDGEALVHKTYRDSFEDTDLEERLAERGVGRLVVAGAQTDFCVRSTLHGALARGYDVTLVGDAHTTEDLSEHGAPAPAQVIAHTNLYWAGQTAPGRSVAVLDADEVVLSEI; encoded by the coding sequence ATGACGACCTTGCCCGACCGACCCAACTCCGCGCTCGTCGTGATCGATGTGCAGAACGGGGTGATGGAGTGCTCGATCGACAGCGACGCCGTCATCGCCCGGATCGCCTCGCTGGTGGACCGGGCGAGAGCCGAGGGTGTGGCCGTGGTGTGGGTGCAGCACTCCGACGACGGGCTGAAGTTCGGCAGCGACGCCTGGCGGTACGTCCCGGAGCTGGGGGAGCCCCGGGACGGTGAGGCGCTGGTGCACAAGACGTACCGGGACTCCTTCGAGGACACCGATCTGGAGGAGCGGCTCGCGGAGCGCGGGGTCGGCCGCCTCGTGGTGGCCGGCGCCCAGACCGACTTCTGTGTGCGCTCCACGCTCCACGGCGCGCTCGCGCGGGGCTACGACGTGACGCTCGTCGGCGACGCGCACACGACGGAGGATCTCAGCGAGCACGGGGCGCCCGCACCCGCCCAGGTCATCGCGCACACGAACCTGTACTGGGCGGGTCAGACGGCGCCGGGGCGGTCCGTCGCCGTCCTGGACGCGGACGAGGTGGTCCTTTCGGAGATCTAG
- a CDS encoding AraC family transcriptional regulator, which yields MLDRLNEAMDHIEHRLDQPLDVAELARIATTSEYHLRRMFSALAGMPLSEYVRRRRLTVAGAEVLAGEEPLLTVALRYGYGSGEAFARAFRTLHGVGPGEARRTGAALVSQPRLSFRLTVEGSSSMRYRVVERPAFTVVGPRARVPLVHLGPNQAIIDFVRGIDRGLLDRLEKLSDAEPHGIVAVCDDLDPGRAEGTELDYYQGVITSAPAPEGTAVLPVPAGTWAVFTTSGPAPEALQRLWSDTYTEWFPSNPYRTRPGPEILRTRMSPDGREADAELWLPVEREPAAPSGRA from the coding sequence GTGCTTGACCGGCTCAACGAGGCCATGGACCACATCGAGCACCGTCTCGACCAGCCGCTGGACGTGGCCGAACTCGCCCGGATCGCCACCACCTCGGAGTACCACCTGCGCCGGATGTTCTCCGCACTCGCGGGCATGCCGCTGTCGGAGTACGTCCGGCGCCGGCGGCTCACGGTCGCCGGCGCCGAGGTCCTCGCGGGCGAGGAGCCCCTGCTGACGGTCGCGCTGCGCTACGGGTACGGCTCGGGCGAGGCCTTCGCCCGCGCGTTCCGCACGCTGCACGGCGTCGGCCCCGGCGAGGCCCGCCGCACCGGCGCCGCCCTCGTCTCGCAGCCCCGGCTCTCCTTCCGCCTCACCGTAGAAGGGAGCAGCAGCATGCGATACCGGGTGGTGGAACGTCCCGCGTTCACCGTGGTCGGCCCCAGGGCGCGAGTCCCCCTGGTCCACCTCGGCCCGAACCAGGCGATCATCGACTTCGTCCGAGGTATCGACCGAGGCCTCCTGGACCGTCTGGAGAAACTCTCCGACGCCGAACCGCACGGCATCGTCGCGGTCTGCGACGACCTGGACCCCGGCCGCGCCGAGGGCACCGAACTCGACTACTACCAAGGGGTGATCACCTCGGCGCCCGCCCCCGAGGGCACCGCCGTCCTGCCCGTGCCGGCCGGCACCTGGGCCGTCTTCACGACATCGGGACCGGCCCCCGAGGCCCTCCAACGGCTGTGGAGCGACACGTACACGGAGTGGTTCCCCTCCAACCCGTACCGCACCCGACCCGGACCCGAGATCCTCCGGACCCGCATGTCCCCGGACGGCCGCGAGGCCGACGCGGAGCTGTGGCTGCCGGTGGAACGCGAACCCGCCGCCCCCTCGGGCAGGGCCTAG
- a CDS encoding aldo/keto reductase → MTAHRQAATPTAAASGTWLLGDLPVRRIGFGAMRLPGRIAFDNASVADRARSIRVLRRAVELGVNHIDTAAFYFSALRSANELINTALAPYPDDLVIATKVGPRRDRAGAWATWARPDELRGDVEENLRQLGRDHLDVVNFRMNDRTSTDLAEYVGALAELRDAGLIRHIGVSDVDAERLAAAQKVTPIVCVQNRFGLGTVRPGDTELLRSCADQGIAFVPFFAIAGQGGHAGATGSTDSPAVRDIAAAHAVSPAQLRLAWTLHQGPNVLAIPGTGDPDHLAENVAAGALRLTPDELTALEQT, encoded by the coding sequence ATGACCGCACACCGACAGGCCGCCACGCCCACCGCCGCCGCGTCCGGCACCTGGCTCCTCGGCGACCTCCCCGTCCGCCGTATCGGATTCGGCGCGATGCGGCTGCCCGGCCGGATCGCCTTCGACAACGCCTCCGTCGCCGACCGCGCGCGGTCGATCCGCGTCCTGCGCCGCGCCGTCGAGCTGGGCGTGAACCACATCGACACCGCCGCCTTCTACTTCTCGGCCCTGCGCTCGGCCAACGAACTCATCAACACCGCGCTCGCCCCCTACCCGGACGACCTGGTCATCGCCACGAAGGTCGGCCCGCGCCGCGACCGCGCGGGCGCCTGGGCCACCTGGGCCCGCCCCGACGAGCTGCGCGGTGACGTCGAGGAGAACCTGCGCCAGCTCGGCCGCGACCATCTCGACGTCGTCAACTTCCGTATGAACGACCGCACTTCGACGGACCTCGCCGAGTACGTGGGCGCGCTCGCCGAGCTGCGCGACGCCGGCCTGATCCGCCATATCGGCGTCTCGGACGTGGACGCGGAGCGGCTCGCGGCGGCCCAGAAGGTGACGCCGATCGTCTGCGTCCAGAACCGCTTCGGCCTCGGCACCGTCCGCCCCGGCGACACCGAACTCCTGCGCTCCTGCGCCGACCAGGGCATCGCCTTCGTCCCGTTCTTCGCGATCGCGGGCCAGGGCGGCCACGCGGGCGCGACCGGCTCCACCGACTCCCCCGCCGTACGGGACATCGCCGCGGCGCACGCCGTCTCCCCCGCCCAGCTGCGGCTCGCCTGGACCCTCCACCAGGGCCCGAACGTGCTTGCCATCCCCGGCACCGGCGATCCCGACCATCTCGCGGAGAACGTGGCCGCGGGAGCCCTCCGCCTCACCCCCGACGAACTGACCGCCCTCGAACAGACCTGA
- a CDS encoding MBL fold metallo-hydrolase yields the protein MTTTVSVRYVGGPTSVIEIGGLRLLTDPTFDAPGEYAVGSRTLVKTAGPALTPEELGAADAVLLSHDQHPDNLDTSGRALLAGVPLVLSTPAARERIGETVTALPTWEHVDVERPGGGALRITGVPALHGPEGSEPVVGQVTGFVLSGTGLPTVYVSGDNASLDRVRDIADRFPAIDVAVLFAGAALTPLVPGVPLTLTSERAAEAARLLGARHVVPLHFEHWGHFSQDGSTLTTAFAEAGLSDRLHLLKPGEAFTV from the coding sequence GTGACGACGACCGTCTCCGTCCGCTATGTCGGCGGACCCACATCCGTGATCGAGATCGGCGGGCTGCGACTGCTCACCGACCCGACGTTCGACGCCCCCGGCGAGTACGCGGTCGGTTCCCGGACGCTGGTCAAGACCGCCGGCCCGGCGCTGACGCCCGAGGAGCTCGGCGCGGCCGACGCCGTCCTGCTCTCGCACGACCAGCACCCGGACAACCTCGACACCTCGGGCCGCGCGCTCCTCGCCGGGGTCCCGCTGGTCCTGTCCACGCCCGCCGCCCGCGAGCGGATCGGCGAGACCGTGACCGCTCTGCCCACGTGGGAGCACGTGGACGTCGAGCGCCCCGGCGGCGGCGCCCTGCGCATCACGGGCGTGCCCGCGCTGCACGGCCCCGAGGGCAGCGAACCGGTGGTCGGCCAGGTCACCGGCTTCGTCCTGTCCGGCACGGGCCTCCCCACGGTCTACGTCTCCGGGGACAACGCCTCCCTGGACCGCGTCCGGGACATCGCCGACCGCTTCCCCGCGATCGATGTGGCGGTCCTCTTCGCGGGCGCCGCCCTCACGCCGCTCGTGCCCGGGGTCCCGCTGACGCTGACCAGCGAGCGGGCCGCCGAGGCCGCGCGGCTCCTCGGTGCCCGGCACGTCGTCCCGCTCCACTTCGAGCACTGGGGCCACTTCAGCCAGGACGGCTCCACGCTGACGACGGCGTTCGCCGAGGCCGGCCTGAGCGACCGCCTCCACCTCCTCAAGCCCGGCGAGGCGTTCACCGTCTGA
- a CDS encoding MerR family transcriptional regulator, with the protein MRIGELADRAGTTTRTLRYYESRGLLPARRGGNGYRTYDEDDLRALRQIRTLQDFGFELEETRPFVECLRAGHPEGDSCPASLAVYRNKLAELDALIGELSAVREKVGAQLARAEQAMDALATQHGAEPRCELERRQE; encoded by the coding sequence ATGCGCATCGGAGAGCTCGCGGACCGCGCCGGTACGACCACGCGGACGCTCAGGTACTACGAGTCGCGCGGGCTGCTGCCCGCGCGGCGCGGCGGCAACGGCTACCGGACGTACGACGAGGACGACCTGCGGGCGCTGCGGCAGATCCGCACGTTGCAGGACTTCGGGTTCGAGCTGGAGGAGACCCGGCCGTTCGTCGAGTGTCTGCGCGCGGGGCACCCGGAGGGCGACTCCTGCCCGGCGTCGCTCGCCGTGTACCGCAACAAGCTCGCCGAACTCGACGCGCTGATCGGCGAGTTGAGTGCCGTACGGGAGAAGGTCGGGGCGCAGTTGGCGCGCGCCGAACAGGCCATGGACGCGCTGGCGACGCAGCACGGCGCCGAGCCGCGCTGCGAACTGGAACGACGACAGGAGTGA
- the trxA gene encoding thioredoxin yields MRDVTDADFEEQVLRAGKPVLVEFTATWCGPCRQLAPVLRSIAEEERERLDVVAIDVDANPETAARYGVLSMPTLMVFKAGEPVWSRVGARPKRRLLEELTEAV; encoded by the coding sequence ATGCGGGACGTGACGGACGCGGACTTCGAGGAGCAGGTGCTGCGAGCGGGAAAGCCCGTGCTCGTGGAGTTCACGGCAACGTGGTGCGGGCCGTGCAGGCAGCTGGCGCCCGTGCTCAGGTCGATCGCGGAGGAGGAGCGCGAGCGGCTCGACGTCGTGGCGATCGACGTCGACGCCAACCCGGAGACGGCCGCCAGGTACGGGGTGCTGTCCATGCCGACGCTGATGGTCTTCAAGGCCGGGGAGCCGGTCTGGTCGCGGGTGGGCGCACGGCCCAAGCGGCGACTGCTGGAGGAATTGACCGAGGCCGTCTGA